A single Stigmatella aurantiaca DNA region contains:
- a CDS encoding glycoside hydrolase family 71/99-like protein, whose protein sequence is MTRHRFVNGGAGVFAALMLVGCGQTASEPEVEAPAAAVTAPLASVPKSFNKKIYVHLMPWFESNTSSGNGSWGIHWTMANKNPNVIDGSGKRQIASYYYPLIGPYASGDKDVVEYQLLLMKYAGVDGVLIDWPGTLNCLDYPKNKQNSEAVINKTASVGLEFAVVYEDNNYTLAPQSGCPVPDKLAAARNDMVYLRDNYFSRGNHIKINNAPLLLDFGPQTFSSPSDWSNIFSPLSVKPTFLTLWYEGQEAGANAKGEYPWIYSDFTTGLQNFYNNRPLGVKFGVAYPGFNTFYTAGGWGGPGWSLAHNGTSTFGQTLDLAKNSGVNWIQLATWNDYGEGTMIEPTREFGYGFLTTLQQKLGVPYNQSHLELIAKLYEQRKQYANDSAKQAQLNTAFDHFVNLRPDEAAKILNGGGTTPPTNNPAVTNAGFESGMSGWNTWSPNNTAGAAFTETYNGGYNSAYHLTHYSPGAFETWTYQTVSGIPNGNYRVRAWVRKGGDFGFSRLQAKTCASCSPAATNLGTYSSWTQLETPTLSVTNGYLEFGLHTQAFTGSSFVHLDDVQIIRQ, encoded by the coding sequence ATGACGCGTCATCGTTTCGTGAACGGAGGAGCGGGCGTGTTCGCCGCGCTCATGTTGGTGGGCTGTGGGCAGACGGCATCCGAGCCCGAGGTGGAGGCACCGGCCGCCGCGGTCACCGCCCCGCTGGCCTCCGTGCCCAAGAGCTTCAACAAGAAGATCTACGTCCACCTCATGCCCTGGTTCGAGAGCAACACCTCCTCGGGCAATGGCTCCTGGGGCATCCACTGGACGATGGCCAACAAGAACCCCAACGTCATCGACGGCTCGGGCAAGCGGCAGATCGCCTCGTATTACTACCCGCTCATCGGGCCCTACGCGTCGGGCGACAAGGATGTCGTCGAGTACCAGCTGCTGCTCATGAAGTACGCGGGCGTGGATGGCGTCCTGATCGACTGGCCCGGGACCCTCAACTGCCTGGACTACCCCAAGAACAAGCAGAACTCCGAGGCCGTCATCAACAAGACCGCCTCGGTGGGGTTGGAGTTCGCGGTGGTCTACGAGGACAACAACTACACGCTGGCCCCCCAGAGCGGCTGCCCCGTCCCGGACAAGCTCGCCGCGGCCCGCAACGACATGGTCTACCTGCGGGACAACTACTTCTCCCGCGGCAACCACATCAAGATCAACAACGCGCCCCTGCTCCTGGACTTCGGGCCGCAGACCTTCAGCTCGCCGTCGGACTGGAGCAACATCTTCTCGCCCCTGTCCGTCAAGCCGACCTTCCTGACGCTCTGGTACGAGGGCCAGGAGGCCGGCGCCAACGCCAAGGGTGAGTACCCGTGGATCTACTCGGACTTCACGACGGGCCTTCAGAACTTCTACAACAACCGTCCGCTGGGCGTGAAGTTCGGCGTGGCCTACCCGGGCTTCAACACCTTCTACACCGCCGGCGGCTGGGGCGGCCCCGGGTGGAGCCTGGCCCACAATGGCACGAGCACCTTCGGCCAGACGTTGGACCTGGCCAAGAACAGCGGCGTGAACTGGATCCAGCTCGCCACGTGGAATGACTACGGCGAGGGCACGATGATCGAGCCGACGCGCGAGTTCGGCTACGGCTTCCTGACCACCCTGCAGCAGAAGCTGGGCGTGCCCTACAACCAGAGCCACCTGGAGCTCATCGCCAAGCTCTACGAGCAGCGCAAGCAGTACGCGAATGACTCGGCCAAGCAGGCTCAGCTCAACACCGCGTTCGATCACTTCGTGAACCTGCGGCCGGACGAGGCGGCGAAGATCCTCAACGGTGGTGGCACCACGCCGCCCACGAACAACCCCGCCGTCACCAACGCGGGCTTCGAGTCCGGCATGTCCGGCTGGAACACCTGGTCGCCCAACAACACCGCGGGGGCCGCGTTCACCGAGACTTACAACGGGGGCTACAACAGCGCCTACCACCTGACGCACTACAGCCCGGGGGCCTTCGAGACGTGGACGTACCAGACGGTGAGCGGCATCCCCAACGGCAACTACCGGGTGCGCGCCTGGGTCCGCAAGGGCGGTGACTTCGGCTTCTCGCGGCTCCAGGCGAAGACCTGCGCCTCTTGCTCGCCGGCCGCCACGAACCTCGGCACCTACAGCAGCTGGACGCAGCTGGAGACGCCCACCCTCTCTGTGACCAACGGCTACCTGGAGTTCGGCCTGCACACCCAGGCCTTCACCGGCAGCAGCTTCGTCCACCTGGACGACGTGCAGATCATCCGCCAGTAG
- a CDS encoding tetratricopeptide repeat protein, producing MRRALSTEYLACGRCQGPIEPILLHRSSVPLTVRLRQAWRYPMSSSGLPFLLGLSAVLAVLRWALVETFLLLKWMPTVMWLGVFWGAFFSVVRSTARGQRELDVPDYSDVYKDCVAPALRGLVATSVVWLPGAIYLLGFKDWDVRGPVTDLSNQPAFYVTGGLPAFDWEPVVTDPVLWLLLLAGAVYLPLVLLLAAAGTGVFQMLNPLTALRAAARLGKDYAITLGALALLCGVMALGHGVAAGFRWLHLALVSPLAAEFVTSIAPVLMAHVLGLLLYTRGDALGYGEPRDYFMPVLGAVQPRAVAPALQEGPPPAAEAPTGAPLPQDGLLQALAQAVEAKDPEKALALYAGLQTPQEWKQVEAAQHFFVGQAAIARGEYALAVKALEAAADVAPEGPLASRALVLQARVCAERLRDTERAENLYRYILHRYPDTEASRFAQKHLPRPTA from the coding sequence GTGCGCCGGGCCCTGTCCACGGAGTACCTGGCCTGCGGCCGGTGCCAGGGCCCCATCGAGCCCATCCTCTTGCACCGCTCGAGCGTGCCGCTCACCGTGCGGCTGCGCCAGGCCTGGCGCTATCCCATGTCCTCTTCCGGCCTGCCCTTCCTGCTGGGGCTGAGCGCCGTCCTGGCCGTGCTGCGCTGGGCGCTGGTGGAGACCTTCCTGCTGCTCAAGTGGATGCCCACGGTGATGTGGCTTGGCGTCTTCTGGGGCGCCTTCTTCTCCGTTGTCCGCTCCACCGCCCGGGGTCAGCGGGAGCTGGACGTGCCGGACTACTCGGACGTCTACAAGGACTGTGTGGCGCCCGCGCTCCGGGGCCTCGTGGCCACCTCCGTGGTGTGGCTGCCCGGGGCCATCTACCTGCTGGGTTTCAAGGACTGGGACGTCCGGGGGCCGGTGACGGACCTGTCCAACCAGCCCGCCTTCTACGTCACCGGAGGGCTGCCCGCGTTCGACTGGGAGCCGGTGGTGACGGACCCCGTGCTCTGGCTGCTGCTGCTCGCCGGCGCCGTGTACCTGCCCCTGGTGCTCCTGCTGGCGGCGGCGGGCACCGGGGTGTTCCAGATGCTCAACCCGCTGACGGCCCTGAGGGCCGCGGCCCGCCTGGGCAAGGACTACGCCATCACCCTGGGGGCGCTGGCCCTGCTGTGCGGCGTCATGGCGCTGGGCCACGGCGTGGCCGCGGGGTTCCGCTGGCTGCACCTGGCCCTCGTCTCCCCCCTCGCGGCGGAGTTCGTCACCAGCATCGCCCCGGTGCTCATGGCCCATGTCCTGGGCCTGCTGCTGTACACCCGGGGGGATGCGCTGGGGTATGGCGAGCCCCGGGACTACTTCATGCCCGTGCTGGGCGCGGTGCAGCCCCGCGCGGTGGCGCCCGCCCTGCAGGAAGGCCCGCCGCCGGCAGCCGAGGCCCCCACCGGGGCGCCCCTGCCCCAGGACGGCCTGCTCCAGGCCCTGGCCCAGGCCGTGGAAGCAAAGGATCCGGAGAAGGCCCTGGCGCTGTACGCCGGGCTCCAGACGCCCCAGGAATGGAAACAGGTGGAGGCCGCGCAGCACTTCTTCGTCGGCCAGGCCGCCATTGCCCGAGGCGAGTACGCGCTGGCCGTGAAGGCTCTGGAGGCCGCGGCCGACGTGGCCCCGGAAGGGCCCCTGGCCTCCCGGGCGCTCGTGCTCCAGGCGCGCGTCTGCGCCGAGCGCCTCCGTGACACCGAGCGGGCCGAAAACCTCTACCGCTACATCCTCCACCGGTACCCGGACACGGAGGCCTCGCGCTTCGCCCAGAAGCACCTGCCCCGCCCCACCGCCTGA
- a CDS encoding M61 family metallopeptidase codes for MKEAVHYRVSMSRPHSHLFEVEARFPAGQAVLDAVLPVWTPGSYLVREYARHLQDVTAEGPGGETLPLQRVDKRTFRVTAGGQAVTLRYRVYANELTVRTSHLDGSHGYFNGATLFLYTEATRHQPHHVTVAAPEGWQTFCALERQGETFLAPDYDELVDSPFEVGPHTPLSFTAAGVPHEVVVWGDTVPDAEKLTADLQRICEAQARLFSGLPMTRYLFLVYLTDKGRGGLEHKNSTALLFPRAGLHSVRGWEDFLTLAAHEYFHLWNIKRIKPRSFVPFDYSQENYTTLLWAFEGMTSYYDNLFLRRAGLMSAQRYLTRLGETFTLLHGTPGRRTQTLAEASLLSWIKHYRPDENSPNSAISYYLKGEVVCVLLDLEIRRATQDTKGLDDVLRLLWERYGDGSGMPEDGMEAAVREVSGQDFTAFFDLAVRSTRELDYSVLSHVGLQAEFRVRESTSDKGGTPPPRKSTEMKPRGWLGLTTKGSGTLATVAEDSPAMEAGLCPEDELVALDGYKVDAANLLSRCEDKRPGDTVRLTVFRRDKLMELSVVLGQKPADAIYLSRVDKPSDAQKAAFQAWLGATWEETLS; via the coding sequence ATGAAGGAAGCGGTCCACTATCGCGTCTCCATGTCCCGTCCGCACTCGCACCTGTTCGAGGTGGAGGCGCGCTTCCCGGCAGGACAGGCTGTGCTCGACGCGGTCCTGCCGGTGTGGACGCCGGGCAGCTACCTGGTGCGCGAGTACGCGCGCCACCTCCAGGATGTGACGGCCGAGGGCCCCGGGGGTGAGACGCTGCCCCTGCAACGCGTGGACAAGCGCACCTTCCGCGTGACGGCGGGAGGCCAGGCGGTGACGCTGCGCTACCGCGTCTACGCCAACGAGCTGACGGTGCGCACCAGCCACCTGGACGGCTCCCACGGCTACTTCAACGGGGCCACGCTCTTTCTCTACACGGAGGCCACGCGCCACCAGCCGCACCACGTCACCGTGGCGGCCCCCGAGGGGTGGCAGACCTTCTGCGCGCTGGAGCGCCAGGGCGAGACCTTCCTCGCCCCGGACTATGACGAGTTGGTGGACAGCCCCTTCGAGGTGGGCCCCCACACGCCCCTGTCCTTCACCGCCGCGGGCGTGCCCCACGAAGTCGTGGTTTGGGGTGACACCGTCCCGGACGCGGAGAAGCTGACCGCGGACCTGCAGCGCATCTGTGAGGCCCAGGCCCGGCTGTTCAGCGGGCTGCCCATGACGCGCTACCTGTTCCTCGTCTACCTCACGGACAAGGGCCGGGGCGGCCTGGAGCACAAGAACTCCACGGCGCTGCTGTTCCCCCGGGCGGGACTGCACAGCGTGCGCGGCTGGGAGGACTTCCTCACGCTGGCGGCGCACGAGTACTTCCACCTGTGGAACATCAAGCGCATCAAGCCGCGCTCGTTCGTGCCCTTCGACTACTCGCAGGAGAACTACACCACGCTGCTGTGGGCCTTCGAGGGGATGACGTCCTACTACGACAACCTCTTCCTGCGCCGCGCGGGGCTCATGTCCGCCCAGCGCTACCTGACCCGCCTGGGGGAGACGTTCACCCTGCTCCACGGCACCCCGGGCCGGCGCACGCAGACGCTGGCGGAGGCCTCGCTGCTGAGCTGGATCAAACACTACCGCCCCGACGAGAACTCGCCCAACAGCGCCATCTCCTACTACCTCAAGGGCGAGGTGGTGTGCGTGCTGCTGGACCTGGAGATCCGCCGCGCCACACAGGACACCAAGGGCCTGGACGACGTGCTGCGCCTGCTGTGGGAGCGCTACGGCGATGGCTCGGGGATGCCCGAGGACGGCATGGAGGCCGCGGTGCGGGAAGTCTCCGGCCAGGACTTCACCGCCTTCTTCGACCTGGCGGTGCGCTCCACGCGCGAGCTGGACTACTCGGTCCTCTCGCACGTGGGCCTGCAGGCGGAGTTCCGGGTGCGCGAGTCCACCAGCGACAAGGGCGGCACGCCGCCGCCGCGCAAGTCCACCGAGATGAAGCCCCGGGGCTGGCTGGGGCTGACCACCAAGGGCAGCGGCACGCTGGCCACCGTGGCGGAGGACTCCCCGGCCATGGAAGCCGGGCTGTGCCCCGAGGACGAGCTGGTGGCGCTGGACGGCTACAAGGTGGACGCGGCCAACCTGCTGAGCCGGTGCGAGGACAAGCGCCCCGGCGACACGGTGCGCCTCACGGTGTTCCGCCGGGACAAGCTGATGGAGCTCTCCGTCGTCCTGGGCCAGAAGCCCGCGGACGCGATCTACCTCAGCCGGGTGGACAAACCGTCGGACGCCCAGAAAGCCGCCTTCCAGGCCTGGCTGGGAGCGACTTGGGAAGAGACCCTGAGCTAG
- a CDS encoding RsmB/NOP family class I SAM-dependent RNA methyltransferase, translated as MKRSHRPEPKKQGAKQAPSKKPSSRGAKRTGPASRDDARGAPSERAARPLREDLVLQACLEAYGSVRHEGRLSDRALDFTLRRKAHLYSTERRAVAERVYALLRRQRTVDWLLARARPGFDRLETTRQDVMRLAASRILHGEPLEQVVHSSSLPAEDGAALRTLPDAAAALDALPQAKRYPIAASLPDFLAEKFLETFGADANAAAEAMNERAPLTARVNLLKGSREELQRRLAAEGVESTPTPLSPLGLWLETRINVFSLQSFKDGLLELQDEGSQLLGMLVDSPPTRVVDACAGAGGKTLQLAGQMKNRGDLHALDVDEVRIEELRKRARRAGVHNVRTQVIPAEDPAAAEALVALKDKADRVMVDAPCSGTGTYRRKPDGRYRLTPEDLKAHADRQKALLERFSTMVKPGGRLIYGTCSVLREENEAVIEDFLARHPEFSVRPVSQELGPELGEKVSRGPYLRLAPHTHNTDGFFGAILVRAK; from the coding sequence ATGAAACGATCCCACCGTCCGGAACCGAAGAAGCAGGGCGCGAAGCAGGCCCCCTCGAAGAAGCCCTCCTCGAGGGGCGCGAAGCGCACCGGCCCGGCCTCCCGCGACGATGCCCGCGGCGCCCCCTCCGAGCGTGCCGCCCGGCCGCTGCGGGAGGACCTGGTGCTCCAGGCCTGCCTGGAGGCCTACGGCTCGGTGCGCCATGAGGGCCGCCTGTCCGACCGGGCCCTCGACTTCACCCTGCGCCGCAAGGCGCACCTGTACTCCACCGAGCGCCGGGCCGTGGCCGAGCGGGTCTACGCCCTGCTGCGCCGCCAGCGCACGGTGGACTGGCTCCTGGCGCGCGCGCGGCCCGGCTTCGACCGGCTGGAGACCACGCGCCAGGACGTGATGCGCCTGGCGGCCTCCCGCATCCTCCACGGGGAGCCCCTGGAGCAGGTGGTGCACTCCTCCTCCCTGCCCGCCGAGGACGGCGCCGCCCTGCGCACGCTCCCGGACGCGGCCGCGGCGCTGGACGCGCTGCCCCAGGCCAAGCGCTACCCCATCGCCGCCTCGCTGCCGGACTTCCTCGCGGAGAAGTTCCTGGAGACGTTTGGCGCGGACGCCAACGCGGCCGCGGAGGCCATGAACGAGCGCGCCCCGCTCACCGCGCGCGTCAACCTGCTCAAGGGCAGCCGGGAGGAGCTCCAGCGGCGGCTGGCCGCCGAGGGCGTGGAGAGCACGCCCACGCCCCTGTCTCCCCTGGGGCTGTGGCTGGAGACGCGCATCAACGTCTTCTCCCTGCAGAGCTTCAAGGACGGGCTGCTGGAGCTGCAGGATGAGGGCAGCCAGCTCCTGGGCATGCTCGTGGACTCGCCGCCCACGCGGGTGGTGGATGCGTGCGCGGGGGCGGGCGGCAAAACCCTCCAGCTCGCCGGGCAGATGAAGAACCGGGGGGACCTGCACGCCCTGGACGTGGACGAGGTCCGCATCGAGGAGCTGCGCAAGCGGGCCCGCCGCGCGGGGGTGCACAACGTGCGCACCCAGGTCATCCCCGCCGAGGACCCCGCCGCGGCCGAGGCCCTGGTGGCCCTGAAGGACAAGGCGGACCGGGTGATGGTGGACGCGCCGTGCAGCGGCACGGGCACCTACCGCCGCAAGCCGGACGGGCGCTACCGGCTCACGCCGGAGGACCTGAAGGCGCACGCGGACCGGCAGAAGGCGCTGCTGGAGCGGTTCTCCACGATGGTGAAGCCCGGAGGCCGGCTCATCTACGGCACGTGCAGCGTGCTGCGGGAGGAGAACGAGGCGGTCATCGAGGACTTCCTCGCGCGCCACCCGGAGTTCTCCGTGCGTCCCGTCTCGCAGGAGCTGGGCCCGGAGCTGGGGGAGAAGGTCAGCCGGGGCCCCTACCTGCGCCTGGCCCCGCATACGCACAACACGGATGGCTTCTTCGGAGCCATCCTCGTCCGGGCGAAGTAG
- a CDS encoding metallophosphoesterase — translation MHLAKVPALGALVAVLVMTTGVAHAASLTRSPYLQRVGPDTATIAFRVDSNCAAQVRYGTGGTTDQTARSADSARIHAVEINGLAPGAEYTYVVEACGANTPPKRFRTAPVPGTRRVHFAAMGDFGTGGSRQKQVAASMLSHRPELFIGMGDVAYESGTEEQIQNNMFAPMKDLLMEVPFFAVAGNHEYVTNQAQPYLDNLYLPTSSSGGERYYSFDWGHVHFVGIDSNCAIGLASKDRCTLAAQKAWLEQDLAQSKAAWKVAFFHHPPWSSGDHGSQLLMRREFSPLFEKYGVDLVLTGHDHHYERTYAMKGDAMASGTGIPYLVVGSGGANLREFANSKPSWSAARNNTDYGFLDVEVVGGTLTAKLMTSSGSAADTLVLTKALPPEETPSPDALALIVEGERGVAPHQALFRAEPSLRGASVEWDFGDGQTGEGTQLSHVYEKEGEYTVTATARAGSAQQTATAQVSVAPPGTSLPSPGTPQFPPSGPSIGVPSPGMPGDDDAAAAGGCATAPLGALFPLGALALAGLWRRRSR, via the coding sequence ATGCATTTAGCGAAGGTCCCTGCGCTCGGCGCCCTGGTTGCTGTCCTGGTGATGACCACCGGGGTGGCCCACGCGGCCTCACTGACCCGCTCCCCGTACCTGCAACGGGTGGGTCCCGACACAGCCACCATCGCCTTCCGTGTGGACTCGAACTGCGCCGCCCAGGTGCGCTACGGCACCGGGGGCACGACGGACCAGACGGCCCGCTCGGCGGACAGCGCCCGCATCCACGCCGTGGAGATCAACGGCCTGGCCCCTGGGGCCGAGTACACCTATGTGGTGGAGGCCTGCGGGGCGAACACGCCCCCCAAGCGCTTCCGCACCGCGCCCGTGCCTGGTACGCGCCGGGTGCACTTCGCCGCCATGGGGGACTTCGGCACGGGCGGCTCCCGCCAGAAGCAGGTGGCGGCCAGCATGCTCTCGCACCGGCCCGAGCTGTTCATCGGCATGGGGGATGTCGCCTACGAGTCCGGCACCGAGGAGCAGATCCAGAACAACATGTTCGCCCCCATGAAGGACCTCCTGATGGAGGTGCCCTTCTTCGCGGTGGCCGGCAACCACGAGTACGTCACCAACCAGGCCCAGCCCTACCTGGACAACCTCTACCTGCCCACCAGCTCCAGCGGCGGCGAGCGCTACTACTCCTTTGACTGGGGACACGTGCACTTCGTGGGCATCGACTCGAACTGCGCCATCGGCTTGGCCTCGAAGGACCGCTGCACCCTGGCGGCGCAGAAGGCCTGGCTGGAGCAGGATCTCGCGCAGAGCAAGGCCGCGTGGAAGGTCGCTTTCTTCCACCACCCGCCCTGGTCCAGCGGTGACCACGGCTCCCAGCTCCTCATGCGCCGGGAGTTCAGCCCGCTGTTCGAGAAGTACGGCGTGGACCTGGTGCTCACCGGGCACGACCACCACTACGAGCGCACCTACGCGATGAAGGGCGACGCCATGGCCTCGGGCACAGGCATCCCCTACCTCGTGGTGGGCAGCGGCGGCGCCAACCTGCGGGAGTTCGCCAACTCGAAGCCCTCCTGGAGCGCCGCGCGGAACAACACGGACTATGGCTTCCTGGACGTCGAGGTCGTCGGGGGCACCCTCACCGCGAAGCTCATGACGTCCTCGGGCAGCGCCGCGGACACCCTGGTGCTGACCAAGGCACTGCCCCCCGAGGAGACGCCCTCCCCGGATGCGCTGGCCCTCATCGTCGAGGGGGAGCGCGGGGTGGCCCCCCACCAGGCCCTCTTCCGCGCGGAGCCCTCCCTGCGCGGCGCCTCGGTGGAGTGGGACTTCGGGGATGGGCAGACGGGCGAAGGCACCCAGCTGTCCCACGTCTATGAGAAGGAAGGCGAGTACACGGTGACGGCGACGGCCCGCGCGGGCTCGGCCCAGCAGACCGCCACGGCTCAGGTGTCCGTCGCCCCCCCGGGCACGAGCCTGCCCTCTCCGGGCACCCCTCAGTTCCCCCCCTCGGGGCCGTCCATCGGGGTGCCAAGCCCGGGGATGCCGGGAGACGATGACGCGGCGGCGGCCGGCGGGTGCGCCACGGCCCCCCTGGGTGCCCTGTTCCCCCTGGGAGCGCTGGCCCTCGCCGGGCTCTGGCGCCGCCGTTCGCGGTAG
- a CDS encoding DUF4956 domain-containing protein — MEPTFTAVFSDLGKELSSIPMAAIIPRMMAAVLIGALLSLRPWRLMMGRALPKAEMVHAQVLLCTAAAVITAVIGDSVAKAFGLVGLGGFVRFRSGLKDPRDAAILFLMIGLGMACGHGSLGLAGMGTLFVAGLLMVLDLVSKEEKAPKQRMMVSAQSDDLVNAEASLRQALGSRNVMVKSCALDFDGRRLEMEVEEKDPGALVAALSQTQGSTLRGLRWAALSPKGTREEQV, encoded by the coding sequence ATGGAACCTACCTTCACGGCGGTCTTCAGCGACCTGGGCAAAGAGCTCTCCTCGATTCCCATGGCCGCCATCATTCCCCGGATGATGGCCGCGGTGCTCATCGGCGCCCTGCTGTCCCTGCGCCCCTGGCGGTTGATGATGGGGCGCGCGCTGCCCAAGGCGGAGATGGTGCATGCGCAGGTGCTGCTGTGCACCGCCGCAGCGGTCATCACCGCGGTCATCGGCGACAGCGTGGCCAAGGCCTTTGGCCTCGTGGGCCTGGGCGGCTTCGTGCGCTTCCGCTCGGGGCTCAAGGATCCGCGCGACGCGGCCATCCTCTTCCTGATGATCGGCCTGGGCATGGCGTGCGGCCACGGCAGCCTGGGGCTCGCGGGCATGGGCACGCTGTTCGTCGCGGGGCTGCTGATGGTGCTGGACCTGGTCTCCAAGGAGGAGAAGGCGCCCAAGCAGCGGATGATGGTGTCGGCCCAGTCGGATGACCTGGTCAACGCGGAGGCCTCGCTGCGCCAGGCGCTGGGCTCGCGGAATGTGATGGTGAAGTCCTGCGCGCTCGATTTCGACGGGCGCCGGTTGGAGATGGAAGTCGAGGAGAAGGATCCGGGGGCCCTCGTCGCGGCGCTGAGCCAGACGCAGGGATCCACCCTCCGGGGATTGCGATGGGCGGCGTTGAGCCCCAAGGGAACACGGGAGGAGCAGGTATGA
- the tmk gene encoding dTMP kinase: protein MFIDFEGIDGSGKTTLSNLLAARLRRQGYKVAHAREGGELQSPIARRVRDLTRDSKLLEMGARTEFFLNLARDAQQLEEVIAPALGRGEVCISDRYLYSQLALSGGGRGLSQQELAPACELASKGIWPDLVILVDVEPDLARLRKRLGKIKEGRSTDGDSRKGLAGAGLAVRVREAFLEMARKDPSRWLVIENNDQPLWALEQRIVDAVLARLEGREPQIQRISPEVAAAPTGPVTVENVEERFFHALDALEVREPALAVWLLGGVPGLAPHQRRLASVERFPGLSVRSLLGLEDEASWSLRELLAKVVPADVAASLNGSTSPRAMALNTQLYPLAPREVVMGLKRNDSTEAWNLRERALHDRHLGEVLLGLAGVDGEAAWSVRELGVQKKLHSEVARSLTGLKGERADALRESLLPHDRLAVLRSVTGLDSPFATGLREQLAGKALKLVLRSLTGLTTAEAFALREQGAQLTKEALDSIDGMDDPRAWRLRELFASRWPATVLSSLRGLPLTERAEALIGRVLNASPGRLPLLRNAYCVVATAHETALDRVVRPAAASDSDAARASL, encoded by the coding sequence GTGTTCATCGACTTCGAAGGCATCGACGGCAGCGGCAAGACAACGCTCTCCAATCTCCTGGCCGCGCGGTTGCGGCGCCAGGGGTACAAGGTGGCTCACGCCCGGGAGGGTGGCGAGCTGCAATCGCCCATCGCCCGGCGCGTGCGGGATTTGACGCGCGACTCCAAGCTCTTGGAGATGGGCGCGCGCACCGAGTTCTTCCTCAACCTGGCGCGCGACGCGCAGCAGCTCGAGGAGGTCATCGCCCCGGCGCTCGGCCGCGGCGAGGTGTGCATCAGCGACCGCTACCTCTACTCGCAGCTGGCGCTGAGCGGCGGCGGCCGGGGCCTGTCCCAGCAGGAGCTGGCCCCCGCGTGCGAGCTGGCCTCCAAGGGCATCTGGCCGGACCTGGTCATCCTGGTGGACGTGGAGCCGGACCTGGCGCGGCTGCGCAAGCGGCTGGGGAAGATCAAGGAGGGCCGGAGCACGGACGGCGACAGCCGCAAGGGGCTCGCGGGCGCGGGGCTGGCCGTGCGCGTGCGCGAGGCCTTCCTGGAGATGGCGCGCAAGGATCCGTCGCGCTGGCTCGTCATCGAGAACAACGACCAGCCCCTGTGGGCGCTGGAGCAGCGCATCGTCGACGCGGTGCTCGCCCGGCTGGAGGGGCGTGAGCCGCAGATCCAGCGCATCAGCCCCGAGGTGGCCGCGGCGCCCACGGGCCCGGTGACGGTGGAGAACGTGGAGGAGCGCTTCTTCCATGCGCTGGACGCGCTGGAGGTGCGCGAGCCGGCCCTGGCGGTGTGGCTGCTGGGCGGCGTGCCCGGCCTGGCCCCCCACCAGCGGCGCCTGGCCTCCGTGGAGCGCTTCCCGGGCCTGTCCGTGCGCAGCCTCCTGGGGCTGGAGGACGAGGCCTCCTGGTCCCTGCGCGAGCTGCTGGCCAAGGTGGTGCCGGCCGATGTCGCCGCCAGCCTCAACGGCAGCACGTCCCCGCGCGCCATGGCGCTCAACACCCAGCTCTATCCGCTCGCCCCGCGCGAGGTGGTGATGGGGCTCAAGCGCAACGACAGCACCGAGGCGTGGAACCTGCGCGAGCGCGCGCTGCACGACCGGCACCTCGGCGAGGTGCTGCTGGGCCTGGCCGGCGTGGACGGTGAGGCGGCCTGGTCCGTGCGCGAGCTGGGCGTCCAGAAGAAGCTGCACTCGGAGGTGGCGCGCAGCCTCACGGGGCTCAAGGGCGAGCGCGCGGATGCGCTCCGGGAGTCGCTCCTGCCGCACGACCGGCTCGCGGTGCTGCGCAGCGTCACCGGCCTGGACTCGCCGTTCGCCACGGGCCTGCGCGAGCAGCTCGCCGGCAAGGCGCTGAAGCTGGTGCTGCGCTCGCTCACGGGGCTCACCACCGCCGAGGCCTTCGCCCTGCGCGAGCAGGGGGCGCAGCTCACCAAGGAGGCCCTCGACTCGATCGACGGCATGGATGACCCGCGGGCGTGGCGGCTGCGCGAGCTGTTCGCCTCGCGCTGGCCGGCCACCGTCCTCTCCTCGCTCCGGGGGCTGCCGCTCACGGAGCGCGCCGAGGCGCTCATCGGCCGCGTGCTGAACGCCAGCCCGGGGCGGCTGCCGCTCTTGCGCAACGCCTACTGCGTCGTCGCCACCGCGCATGAGACGGCCCTGGACCGGGTGGTGCGTCCGGCCGCCGCCTCCGATTCCGACGCAGCGCGCGCCAGCCTCTGA